In one Cloacibacillus porcorum genomic region, the following are encoded:
- a CDS encoding tetratricopeptide repeat protein — MDIEKVLSRFEELLSQGRVDEAGQYLEETAAVSERGGDGLAEASCRNELTGFWRVCGQREKSYASAERALALLSENGLAGSIDYATVLLNYATAKSAFGESAEALPLYRRVEECYRELLPASDYRRASLYNNMAQALLRDGNTNEAAEYFEKSLRLLAEMTDVDSERATCNTNIAFCLLAEGRLDEAQKSLEVAEEGFRLLPGDPHYDGALSCRGRLEYLRGRYEEAAEAYRRLADNIEGRFGRNINYAAACRSCAKAFAAAGLADEAERFSLLAELAGR, encoded by the coding sequence ATGGACATCGAAAAAGTACTGAGCCGCTTTGAGGAGCTGCTCTCGCAGGGCCGCGTTGACGAAGCCGGGCAGTATCTGGAAGAGACGGCAGCCGTTAGCGAAAGAGGCGGCGACGGCCTCGCGGAGGCCTCCTGCCGCAACGAACTGACGGGTTTTTGGCGTGTCTGCGGCCAAAGAGAAAAAAGTTACGCCTCCGCGGAAAGAGCCTTAGCCCTGCTTTCAGAGAATGGTCTTGCCGGAAGCATCGACTACGCGACGGTTCTGCTGAACTACGCCACCGCTAAATCCGCCTTCGGCGAGAGCGCGGAGGCGCTGCCGCTCTACAGGCGGGTGGAGGAGTGTTACCGGGAGCTGCTGCCGGCCTCCGACTACCGCCGCGCGAGCCTATACAACAATATGGCGCAGGCTCTGCTGCGGGACGGGAATACGAATGAGGCGGCGGAATATTTTGAAAAATCCCTGCGTCTGCTGGCGGAGATGACAGATGTCGATTCCGAGAGGGCGACCTGCAATACCAACATCGCCTTCTGTCTGCTCGCGGAGGGACGGCTCGACGAGGCGCAGAAGTCGCTTGAAGTGGCGGAAGAGGGCTTTCGCCTCCTGCCGGGCGATCCCCATTATGACGGCGCGCTCTCCTGCCGCGGGCGGCTGGAATATCTGCGCGGCAGGTACGAAGAGGCCGCCGAGGCCTACCGCCGGCTGGCAGACAATATTGAGGGGCGTTTTGGGCGCAATATAAACTACGCGGCGGCCTGCCGCAGCTGCGCCAAGGCCTTCGCCGCCGCGGGCCTCGCCGACGAGGCGGAGCGTTTCAGCCTGCTGGCTGAATTAGCCGGCAGATAG
- a CDS encoding DUF4037 domain-containing protein: MQGLELCRLFYLQHGAPLIESRLGERSRRVAVGLAGQGSDCLGFDDELSRDHDFGPGFCLWLTDEDDEDFGDELRRLYAELPKLFLGYARNATPQGADRVGVMRISRFYAQYTGCRGIPSGDAAWLRIPEHLLAAATSGEIFRDELGEFSRVRNGLLPCYPDDVRLKKLAARIFVMAQAGQYNYGRIMKRRDEVAAALALSEFVKAALSAVHLLNRSYMPYYKWAFRSARRLPLLQEAVSGLEALYSPGADREALIESICAMVSGHLEREELSSAKDTFLVAHAEEIMRRIKSDYLRNLGVMVG, encoded by the coding sequence ATGCAGGGACTTGAACTATGCCGCCTGTTTTATCTACAGCATGGCGCGCCGCTGATCGAGAGCCGTCTCGGCGAAAGGTCGCGCCGCGTCGCCGTCGGGCTGGCGGGGCAGGGTTCGGACTGTCTCGGATTTGACGACGAACTCTCGCGTGACCACGACTTTGGCCCCGGCTTTTGCCTGTGGCTGACTGACGAGGACGACGAAGACTTCGGCGACGAGCTGCGGCGGTTATACGCGGAGCTGCCTAAGTTGTTCCTCGGATATGCCCGCAACGCCACGCCGCAGGGCGCGGATAGAGTCGGCGTGATGCGGATAAGCCGCTTTTACGCGCAATATACGGGCTGCCGGGGCATTCCATCCGGCGACGCCGCCTGGCTGCGTATCCCGGAACATCTGCTCGCCGCCGCCACCAGCGGCGAAATATTCCGCGACGAACTTGGGGAATTCAGCCGCGTCAGGAACGGCCTGCTGCCCTGTTACCCAGACGACGTGCGTCTGAAGAAGCTGGCGGCGCGAATCTTCGTTATGGCGCAGGCGGGACAATATAACTACGGCAGGATAATGAAACGCCGTGACGAGGTGGCGGCGGCGCTCGCTCTGAGCGAGTTCGTCAAAGCCGCCCTCTCCGCCGTGCACCTGCTGAACCGCAGCTATATGCCTTACTATAAATGGGCCTTCCGCAGCGCGCGCCGTCTGCCGCTGCTTCAGGAGGCGGTCTCCGGGCTTGAGGCCCTCTATTCGCCGGGAGCCGACCGCGAAGCGCTGATAGAATCTATCTGTGCCATGGTCAGCGGTCATCTGGAAAGAGAGGAGCTCTCCTCCGCGAAAGATACCTTCCTGGTCGCGCACGCGGAGGAGATAATGCGGCGTATAAAGAGCGATTATCTGAGAAATTTAGGCGTTATGGTGGGGTAG
- a CDS encoding DUF4125 family protein, which produces MEKLIDEIIGLEWCFFDRVRNEGGRAPCQDDWKTFRIMRGSQFMAWNRPLLESWHGDLLQARERGDNPMTEKYGYMMCIADPEANLELAASLPPVSEEKKALSRKIIGRLVPQNAAFRRRYPLLAAHARPLRTADESGGDMTSMETYQLGELWTYSRRTLTLLDEHLRDLEAAGVNYPELVIRNSLLQRGFSGLEEAEAFLAKRQRDA; this is translated from the coding sequence ATGGAAAAGCTGATCGACGAAATAATCGGACTTGAATGGTGTTTCTTTGACCGCGTGCGTAACGAGGGCGGTCGGGCCCCCTGCCAGGATGACTGGAAGACCTTCCGCATCATGCGCGGCAGCCAGTTCATGGCCTGGAACAGGCCGCTGCTGGAAAGCTGGCACGGGGACCTCTTACAGGCGCGGGAGCGGGGAGACAACCCGATGACGGAAAAATACGGCTACATGATGTGTATCGCCGACCCCGAGGCCAACCTCGAACTGGCGGCCAGTCTGCCGCCGGTCTCCGAAGAAAAAAAGGCGCTGAGCCGGAAGATCATCGGGCGGCTGGTGCCGCAGAACGCCGCCTTCCGCAGACGCTACCCGCTCCTCGCCGCCCACGCGCGTCCGCTGCGCACCGCGGACGAGAGCGGTGGCGATATGACCTCGATGGAGACCTACCAGCTGGGGGAGTTGTGGACCTATTCGCGGCGAACCCTGACGCTGCTTGATGAGCACCTGCGCGATTTAGAGGCGGCGGGGGTAAATTATCCCGAGCTGGTGATTCGCAACAGCCTTCTCCAGAGAGGGTTTTCCGGCCTTGAAGAGGCGGAGGCCTTCCTGGCAAAAAGACAGCGGGACGCTTAG